ggcagggaGGACTGGGGCGCTGGTCTCTGGAGGGTCCCCCGCCCCGCGGCGTAGTGGCCTCACGCCACCTCCTGCTCGCCTtggcagcggcggcagcagccGTAGAGCGCCGAGAGCAGGTAGAGGCCGAGGCAGAGGCCGCCGCAGACGGCGGCCGCCAGGAAGGCGTGGTAGGCGCAGGACATCTGGTAATCCTTGAGGTTGCAGTAGCTGTGACTCTGCGTCTGGTCGATCATGATGCCCGTCGCGGCACCGTAGAGCGCGGCCGCCAGCAGGTCGTGCGCCACGTTGACCAGGAGCCAGCGCGTGCCCAGCACGGGCACCAGCTCGTGCTTGCCCAGCAGCGTGAGGAAGTAGAGGCCCAGGGTCAGCAGCCAGAAGAGCACGGACACGAAGAGCGCGAAGTGCACGGGGCCCTGGTACCTGCTCGTGGCGATGGTGATCCAGAAGGCGGCGCCggccagcagctgcagcagccGCAGCACGCCCAGCGGGCCGCGCAAGAAGGCCCGCTGCAGGCGCACCGCCCCGCGGGCCGCGCGCGCCTGGGGCGGCGGCTGGCGCGGGGGCGGCGGAAGCATGGCCCCCGGgcgcggtggcggcggcggcggcgccccgaGCAGCGGAATGGCGGCGCCTTGCTCGCGGGGGCGGCCCGGCCGACGTGCCCGCTGCGCCCGCCGCGGCCTCTCGCTCCGCTCCTggtcctcctctcttcctctccctttttccccacccttcctcccctctctcct
This is a stretch of genomic DNA from Equus caballus isolate H_3958 breed thoroughbred chromosome 1, TB-T2T, whole genome shotgun sequence. It encodes these proteins:
- the MARVELD1 gene encoding MARVEL domain-containing protein 1, which translates into the protein MLPPPPRQPPPQARAARGAVRLQRAFLRGPLGVLRLLQLLAGAAFWITIATSRYQGPVHFALFVSVLFWLLTLGLYFLTLLGKHELVPVLGTRWLLVNVAHDLLAAALYGAATGIMIDQTQSHSYCNLKDYQMSCAYHAFLAAAVCGGLCLGLYLLSALYGCCRRCQGEQEVA